The sequence below is a genomic window from Fusobacterium sp. IOR10.
CTGCTTTATATTTTAAAATTTAAAAATATAACATTGATAATAAAAACTATTTCATTGTATAATAAGTGAAGAAGAAAAAATTTAGGAGGACTAAGATGCTAGAAGAAATTGCTAAAAAATATTACCATGAAAAAGGCTATAACTGTGCTGAATCAATTTTACTTGCTACAAATGAATATTACCATCTAAATTTAAAGGATAATGATTTTCAACTTGTAACTGCTTTTGGTGGAGGTCTTGGATGTGGAAGAATTTGTGGAGCTTTAACAGGAGGACTTGCAGCTTTAGGGAAAATTTTTATTGTGGAAAAAGAAGTAATGCACGAACTTTCAACTGAATTTATTTCCAATTTTGAAAAAAAATTAGAAACAAGCGTTTGTACTGATTTAAAGGAAAAATATAGAAGTGAAGAATTCCATTGTTTAAAAACTGTTGAACTTGCTGCTAATGTCCTTGAAAATTTTATTTCAGAAAAAAAAAATTATATTAAAGCTAAATAAAAAAAGACTCTCTATAATATGCTGTTCTAAAGAATTTTAAATTCAAATTCTAGGAATCATATAAAAAGAGGGTCTTTTTTTGTTTTAATATATTATTACTCCAATTAATCCAGAAATAATTATTATTCCAATTGGATTCATTTTTCTTTTTTTAAATATTATGTAACAAAATAAAAAAATTCCTAATGCTGTCAGATTTATATCCCTTAACTTTCCTATTTCTTTATTCCCCCAAAAAGCAACTGACATTATTGAAACTCCTGCAGTACCAATTAAGGCTACAACAACTGGTCTTAGAGTTTCTAAAACTTTTTTTACACTTTTTAAATTTTTATATTTATAATAAAAATGAGCTAATGTTATTACAATAATACAAGATGGAGTAACGCATCCTATTGTGGCAACTATTGCCCCTGGAATTCCACCTAATTTAGTTCCAACAAAGGTTGATGCATTTATTGCAATTGGTCCTGGAGTCATAGAAGCTATAGTTATTAAATCTGTAAATTGCCCCATAGTAATCCAATGGTTTTGATTAACTAAAATTTGTTCAATTAAAGGAAGAGCAGCATAACCTCCTCCTATACTAAAAAGACCTATTTGTACAAAGCTTAAAAATATTTTAATGTACATCATTTTCTAATCACCCCAATTATCATTGCAACTATTATTACTATTGCCACATTTACTTTAAATATATAAGCAGCTAAAAATGCTAATATCATTAATAATACCATAAAAATTTTTTTACTTCTTAAAATTGTTATAGCCATTGTGGATACCACATCGAAAATTATAACAGCTACCCCTGCCTGCATTCCTTTTAAAACTGCATTAACTATTCTATTATCTCTAAAAACAGAATAAAACATAGAGACTATTGTAATAATTATTAAAGGAGGTAAAACTGTTCCTGAAATTGTTACAAATGCTCCCTTTAATCCTCCCATTCTATATCCTATTAATATTGAAGTGTTTACTGCAATTGCTCCAGGGGAAGATTGCCCTATTGCAATTAAATCTAACATCTCTTTTTCTTCTATCCATTTTAAATCTTCAACAAATTTCTTTTTCATCAAAGGTACTATTACATATCCTCCACCAAAAGTAAAAGCACTTAAATAAAAGGTAGAAATAAATAATTTTAAATATAAGTGTTTATCTTTATCCATTAATATTCTCCTTTAAATTATTATATATTAATTATACATCAATTCAATTTTTTTACAAATAAAAAGAAAGCTATTTTTCAATAACTTTCTTCACTATAATTAATTTTTTTTCAAAAATTTAAGTTCATAATCTTTTAAAGAATCTATTGCTTGACCAGATAATGGTAAAATAGCCAAAATATTAAATACTGTCATTAAAGCTACACCTAAATCTCCTAAATTCCAAACCCAAGTATATTGAGCAATCCCCCCAAAGAATAACATTGCTATCATAAATATTCTGTAAATATTTTGAGCCTTCCAGCTATCTCCAAATAAAAATGCCACATTTCCTCTAGCATAGAAAGTTAATCCTAAAAAAGTACTAAAACTAAATAAGAATAAAATTATTGCAATAAATATAACTCCAATTTCTCCAATATGATATCTCATTGCCTCTTGTAATAAATCCATCCCCATAAGTCCCTTCATTTTATCACTAGGAACTAATAGTATAATAAAAGCTGAACAACTACAAATAAATAATGTATCTATAAATACTCCTAAAGATTGAATTAAACCTTGCTTTGCAGGATGATCTATATCTGCTGCTGCTGCTGCACAAGGAGCTGACCCTGACCCTGCCTCATTTGAAAACAATCCTCTTTTAACTCCATTCATTAAAACTGCTCCAAATCCTCCTGCTACAACTTGCTTAAAGCCTAAAGCTTGACTTATAATTTCTCTAAACATATTTGGAATAACTGTTATATTTTTAAATAAAATAAATATTGTTATAAGTAAATATAACCCTGCCATAACAGGCACTATCCTATCTAAAATCATAACAACTGCTTGTTTTTTAAATATAACTATTGATGATAAAACTACCAACAATATAGTAGTATATAAAGGAGATATACCAAAAGCATTGTTAAATGATTGGGATACTGAATTAGCAACTATTTGACTTATTCCTCCCCAACATATTAAAGCTGATATTGCAAATAATCCTGCCATCAGTTTAAACTCAGAAGCTTTTCTAAATACTTTCCCACAGCTACCTTTTAATTTATTACTATCTTTTAATTGGATTTTGTTAATATCTTCTTCTTCTATTTTTGTAACTAAAGACATTCTTTTTATATAATAAGCTGGTCCACCTCTATATCCACCATATAATGGATCTTTTTCTTTGTATATCTGTGCTAAGGTAGATTCTATAAAAGCTGTTGCTGAACCTAATAAAGCCACTATCCACATCCAAAACACTGCACCTGCACCACCAAATGTTATTGCTGCTGCAACTCCTGCTAAATTTCCCATACCTACCCTTGTTGCTGTTGCAACAATTAAAGCTTGAAACCCTGAAATACTTTTACTATCATTTGTTTTTTTTGGCTCAACTACAGCCTTTAACATTTGAGGAAATAATCTAAAGGGTAAAAACTTAGTTTTAATAGTAAAATATATACCTGAAGGCAATAATAATAAAACTATTATACTTAATCCTATTTTCACTCCTCCTAAATTAAAAACAATTACATCTCCCCATAAAAATTTATTTAAAGCATCTATTACACTAATAAATACCCTAGCCACTATATTTTCTATCATCTATCCTCCATTTTTTCAAAGAAATTTAAACACTTTTGTAATCTAATATTTATGTTTTTACATACTTATAAAAAAGTATACACTATTAAACATTATAAAGTCAAGACTACTGTTTAATTTTTTTTGTTTAATTTTTTTTTAATCTTTTAAAATAATGTGGGGAATCTCCCTTTTGAAAGTATCCCACTTCCTCTCCTATATTTTTTAAATTTTCATCCAATGATTTCTTTACATCATTTGAATTATCTTTCAATCCTGGTTTTCCATTATATAAATTATAATTTTTTCTTGCATCCTTTTTAGTTACATTTGGCATTATGATATTTGCCCCTGCTTTTATTCCTTGCTCTCTTCCAAATTTATCTAACACTTGTAATGCTGTTGTTGCAGCTATATTTATATTTTGAAGATAAATTCTACAAATTGCAATCATTTTTAAAGATAACTCTAACCTTTTTTTATTTGGAAGAAGTTTGTCTTTAAATTCAATACCCATCGGAGTATCTTCATGTAAAATATAAGGACCCATTCCTATCATATCAATATCTATTTCTTTGAAAAATAAAATATCATTCACAAGATCTTCTTCTGTTTGTCCTGGAAGCCCAATCATAACACCAGTTCCCACTTGGTATCCAATTTTTTTTAAATCTTTTAAAGCTTTTATTCTTTTTTCATAAGAATGTAGTTTATCCTTATAATGTATTTTTGTAAACAAATCTCTATTTGTTGTTTCTATCCTTAAAAGATATCTAGTCGCTCCCGCATCAAACCATCTTTTATATGTTTCATAAGTTTGCTCTCCTAAAGATAATGTTATTCCCATATCTAATTTTGACATATTTTGAATAGAATATACTACGTCTTCAATAAAATCAATATATTTTTTATCATTTCTTTCTCCAGCTTGTATAGCCATAGAAGCGTATCCGCTATCATAAATAATTTTAGCTGAATCTAATATATCTTCTTTACTTAGAATAAATCTATCTACTTTTTTATTTTCGTTTCTTATTCCGCAATATTTACAGTTTTTTATACAAAT
It includes:
- a CDS encoding C-GCAxxG-C-C family (seleno)protein → MLEEIAKKYYHEKGYNCAESILLATNEYYHLNLKDNDFQLVTAFGGGLGCGRICGALTGGLAALGKIFIVEKEVMHELSTEFISNFEKKLETSVCTDLKEKYRSEEFHCLKTVELAANVLENFISEKKNYIKAK
- a CDS encoding sodium:alanine symporter family protein; its protein translation is MIENIVARVFISVIDALNKFLWGDVIVFNLGGVKIGLSIIVLLLLPSGIYFTIKTKFLPFRLFPQMLKAVVEPKKTNDSKSISGFQALIVATATRVGMGNLAGVAAAITFGGAGAVFWMWIVALLGSATAFIESTLAQIYKEKDPLYGGYRGGPAYYIKRMSLVTKIEEEDINKIQLKDSNKLKGSCGKVFRKASEFKLMAGLFAISALICWGGISQIVANSVSQSFNNAFGISPLYTTILLVVLSSIVIFKKQAVVMILDRIVPVMAGLYLLITIFILFKNITVIPNMFREIISQALGFKQVVAGGFGAVLMNGVKRGLFSNEAGSGSAPCAAAAADIDHPAKQGLIQSLGVFIDTLFICSCSAFIILLVPSDKMKGLMGMDLLQEAMRYHIGEIGVIFIAIILFLFSFSTFLGLTFYARGNVAFLFGDSWKAQNIYRIFMIAMLFFGGIAQYTWVWNLGDLGVALMTVFNILAILPLSGQAIDSLKDYELKFLKKN
- the hydE gene encoding [FeFe] hydrogenase H-cluster radical SAM maturase HydE gives rise to the protein MIKRILEKKVLNKEDLLKLMLIDNQEDLNILLEKAYEIKLKYRSNKVFYRGLIECSNICIKNCKYCGIRNENKKVDRFILSKEDILDSAKIIYDSGYASMAIQAGERNDKKYIDFIEDVVYSIQNMSKLDMGITLSLGEQTYETYKRWFDAGATRYLLRIETTNRDLFTKIHYKDKLHSYEKRIKALKDLKKIGYQVGTGVMIGLPGQTEEDLVNDILFFKEIDIDMIGMGPYILHEDTPMGIEFKDKLLPNKKRLELSLKMIAICRIYLQNINIAATTALQVLDKFGREQGIKAGANIIMPNVTKKDARKNYNLYNGKPGLKDNSNDVKKSLDENLKNIGEEVGYFQKGDSPHYFKRLKKN
- a CDS encoding chromate transporter — its product is MMYIKIFLSFVQIGLFSIGGGYAALPLIEQILVNQNHWITMGQFTDLITIASMTPGPIAINASTFVGTKLGGIPGAIVATIGCVTPSCIIVITLAHFYYKYKNLKSVKKVLETLRPVVVALIGTAGVSIMSVAFWGNKEIGKLRDINLTALGIFLFCYIIFKKRKMNPIGIIIISGLIGVIIY
- a CDS encoding chromate transporter — protein: MDKDKHLYLKLFISTFYLSAFTFGGGYVIVPLMKKKFVEDLKWIEEKEMLDLIAIGQSSPGAIAVNTSILIGYRMGGLKGAFVTISGTVLPPLIIITIVSMFYSVFRDNRIVNAVLKGMQAGVAVIIFDVVSTMAITILRSKKIFMVLLMILAFLAAYIFKVNVAIVIIVAMIIGVIRK